Genomic segment of Sulfitobacter faviae:
CGCGGTCGAACTCGGTGATCCCGGCCTTGGCGGCGCGGCCCTTTTCGTCTTCGTTGCGAAACAGCAGGCGGCCATACATTTGCCCGCCCATGCATTTCAGCGCCGCGGCGGCCAGCACGCCTTCGGGCGCGCCGCCTTGGCCCATATACATGTCGATGCCGGTTTCAGGGTCGGCGCAATGCATCACGCCAGCCACGTCACCGTCGGTGATCAGACGGATAGCGGCACCGGTGGCGCGGACCTCGGCGATCATGTCGGCGTGGCGCGGGCGTTCGAGGATGCAAACGGTGATGTCGGACGCCGCGCAGCCCTTGGCGCGGGCCAGCGCTTCGACGCGCTCACCGGGGCTCATGTCGAGGGTGACGACATCGGTCTCAAAACCCGGGCCGATGGCGAGCTTGTCCATATAGGTGTCCGGCGCGTGCAGCATGGACCCGCGCGGGCCCATGGCGATCACGGTCAGCGCGTTGGGCATGTCCTTGGCGGTCAGCGTGGTGCCTTCCAGCGGGTCGAGCGCGATGTCCACGCCGGGGCCTTTGCCGGTGCCGACCTCTTCGCCGATATAGAGCATCGGGGCCTCGTCCCGCTCACCTTCGCCGATGACCACGACGCCCGCGATGTCGAGCATGTTGAGCTGTTCGCGCATGGCGTTCACGGCGGCTTGGTCGGCGGCTTTCTCGTCACCCTTGCCGATCAGCTTGGCCGAGGCCAGCGCGGCGGCTTCGGAAACGCGGGCGAGGCCCAGAGAGAGCATGCGGTCTTGAAATTCGGCGGAAGCGGTCATGGAGTATCCTTGGGTGCAATGTGTTTCCTGTCCTGTACCCTCGCGCGGGCCTCGGGGCAAGTTTTGGGTTGTGGAAGGGGCTGCCCCTTCGGCCGAAACTGCCTCCCCGGCCCGGAAACAAGCCGTAGGCGCCGGGCCATCGCCTGCCCGCCTCGTCACGCCGAAGGCGTGCCGGTCTATCTAGGCGCACCTTTGGTGCGACAGGGTAGGCGATTTGCTGGGGCTGGGTGGGCCCCGGCGGACGCACATTAGGGTTGAGCCATAAAGTGGCACGAAGCACCGCTCATCGCCCGCCCACCCACGGGCAGGCGATGGCCCTCAGCCTCAGACCTCTTCGATCCGGAGCGCTACCGGCTCACCGGCCAGCACGCCCGTCTTGTCCATATTCGCCAGCGCTTCCAGCAGTGCATCGCGGCTGGTCTTATGGGTCACGATCAGCACGGGGGCCGAGACATCCGCATGTTCATACTGGCGCATCCGGTAGATGCTCACACCCGCTTCGCCCAGCACCGTGGCGATTTTCGCCAGCGCGCCGGGTTTGTCGACCAGCGCCATGCGCAGGTAGTAGGGGGCAGGGCGCTGACTGCTGGCGGGGGTGGTTTGTTCAAGCGTCTCGGCAGGCTGGCCAAAGACCGGCCCGCGCAACCCGCGCGCGATGTCGCAGACATCGGCCATCACCGCGCTCGCCGTCGGCCCTTCGCCCGCACCGGCACCGCGCAGCACGATCTGACCCACGGCATCGCCTTCGATCACCACCATATTGGTGCCGCCATCAAGCTGCCCCAAAGGCGATGTTTGCGGCACGAGGCAGGGCATCATCCGCTGCTCCAGCCCGCGGCCGGTTTTCTGGGTCACGCCCAGCAGTTTGATCTTGTAGCCCATGTCGGCGGCGGCGCGGATGTCTTCGATGGCGACCCGCTCGATCCCCTCAAGCTGGATGCCATCAAAGTCGATCTTGGTGCCGAAGGCGATGGAGGACAGGATCGCCAGCTTATGCGCCGCGTCGATGCCGCCCACATCCAGTTGCGGATCGGCTTCGAGATAGCCCAACCCATCGGCTTCGGCAAAGATCTCTTGATAGGTCTTGCCCGAGTCCTCCATCCGCGTCAGGATGTAATTGCACGAGCCGTTCATCACCCCCATGATCCGGGTGATCTCATTCCCGGCAAGCCCTTCCATCAGCGTCTTGATGACCGGGATGCCGCCTGCCACAGCGGCCTCATAGCGCAGGGCCACGCCCGCGCCTTCGGCCTGTTCGGCCAAGGCTTGGCCATGGATCGCCAGCATTGCCTTGTTCGCGGTGACCACATGTTTGCCCGCCGCCAGCGCGGCCTCGGTCGCGGCCTTGGCAGGCCCATCCGCGCCGCCCATGAGTTCCACGAACACATCCACGTCATCGCGTGTCGCCAGTTTGACGGGGTCATCCTCCCAATCATAGGAAGAGAGTGACAGTCCGCGGTCCTTGTTCCGGGTGCGGGCCGAAACCGCCGAGACCGTCATCGCGCAGCCGGTACGGGCCTCTAACAGGGCGGCCTGCTGGCGCAGAATGCGCAGCACACCCACGCCCACGGTTCCCAATCCGGCAATCCCGAGGCGAAGCGGCTTAGACATGGCGGTGGTCCTTCTGGTCTGATCCGAAAGGCCCGGCAGGCAGGGCCGGGCATAGCCGCGATGTAGCGGGTTCGGCGCCTGCGTGCAACGCGCATACGCATCACGGGGATGCCCGTTTATTCAGCGCTTTCGCTGTCCTCGGCGGCTTGGCGGGCGCGCCGGAGTTCGGCAGCACGCGCCCTGAGCCGTGCCACCCGTGCAGCACTGGCGGATTGGGCGCTTGTGCGGCTGACGCGCGCCGCGCGGGCTTCGAGATTGGCCGCACGCCCTGTGAGCGCCGCTTCGGTCCGCAGCGGGTCGATCCGCCCGGCGGTGGCTTTGGCCAAAAGCGGGTCGATCGGGACCAGATCAGGGTAGGGCGCGGCCTCCAACGCGGGCGTGATGGTGCGGTCGAGTTCGGGAAACTGCGTGCAGCCCGCCAGCAGCGAGACGCCCAGAAACAGGGCGATGGTTGAAAGGGGCGGGGCGGGCGCGCTTGGGTCATGCCTCGTTCTGCCCCAGCCGTGATCTTCGCGCAAGCGGGGTTTGCTTTTGAACGCTTGTTCATTAAATTGCCGCCATGGCAAGAACCACAGGCTCCCACTCCGATATCACCGGCCCGCGTGTCCGCGCCGCCGCGCTGCGGCTTTTCGCCCGGGGCGGCTATGCCGCCGTGTCCATGCGTGCCATCGCCGCCGAAGTCGGCGTGCAGGCCGGGGCGCTTTATAACTACACCCCCGACAAGCAGAGCCTGTTGTTCGACCTGATGCAGGCGCATATGACCGATCTGCTGGCCGAAACGCCCCATGATCCGAGCCGCCCCGCCAAGCAGCAGTTGCAGGATTTCGTGGCCTTCCACATCCGTTTTCACGCGGACCGGCCCGATGAGGTTTTCATCGCCTATATGGAGTTGCGCAATCTGACGGAGGAGAATTTCGCCGTGATCGAGCGCCTGCGCCGCGACTACGAAGATCGCCTTGAAGCGATCCTGCGCGCCGGGGTGGCCAGTGGCGATTTCGCCGTCGCCGATACCAAGATCGTGACACTGGCGATCATCGCCATGCTGACGGGGGTGAACACTTGGTACCGCGCGGGCGGACGGCTGTCGCTGGACGAGGTCGTGGCACAATATTGGGACATGGTGCGCAAGGCCGTGACCGCCTGAGCGGCCACGGCCTTTTGGGTCAATGGGCGGGGCGGATGAAGGTCCCGTTGTTCAGATCCCGCATCGCCTGCTGTATCTCGGCGCGGGTGTTCATCACGATCGGCCCGTGCCACGCCACCGGCTCTTCAATCGGCGCGCCCGAAATCAGCAGAAAACGCACCCCTTCCTCCCCGGCCTGCACCGTGACCTCATCGCCGGTGCCAAAGCGGATGAGCGTGCGGTCCCCGGACATGTCGCGGATGTTGACCTCTTCGCCGGCGACCTCTTTCTCCAGCAGCACGCCCGAAGGGGCAGAGGCATCGGCAAAAGCGCCCGCACCTTGAAAGACATAGGCAAAAGCCCGGCGGTAGGTGTCGATCCGAAAGGTCTTTTTCACGCCTGCAGGCACGAAGATATCCAGATACTGCGGATCGGCGGCGATGCCGTCGACGGGGCCGCGTTTGCCCCAGAACTCGCCGGTGATGATCTTGACCCTCGTGCCGTCGTCATCGGTCACCACCGGGATCTCGGCGGATTTCATATCCTGATAGCGCGGCGCGGTCATCTTCTGGGCCGAGGGCAGGTTGCCCCAAAGCTGGAAGCCGTGCATCTGCCCCTTGTCGTTCCCGCGCGGCATTTCTTGGTGCAGGATGCCCGATCCGGCGGTCATCCACTGCACGTCGCCCGCGTTCAGATCACCGGTATTGCCGAGCGAATCCGCATGGGCCACGGTCCCTTCGAGCACATAGGTGATCGTCTCGATCCCGCGGTGCGGGTGCCAAGGGAAGCCTTTCTCAAAGTCGCGCGGATGCTCGTTGCGGAAGTCGTCGAACAGCAGAAAGGGGTCAAGCTCCGACGGGTCGTGGAAGCCGAAAGCGCGGTGTAGTTTCACCCCGGCGCCTTCCATCGTGGGCGTGGCGCGGCGGGTTTCCAATGTGGGTCTGAGGGACATGATGCTCTCCTTTGCAGTTGCTCGGAAGATAGGGGGCGGCGGTCACCTCAACAATTGGCCCCGGCGAACGGGGCCTGTGCAAATTTGCGCAGCTTCAGCAATTTGGCACGTTCACCGCCAACCCTCCGAGGGAGGTTTCCTTGTATTTCTCGCTCATGTCCGCGCCGGTCTGGCGCATGGTCTCAATACAGGCATCAAGCGGCACAAGATGCGTGCCGTCGCCGCGCAGCGCCAGAGAGGCCGCCGAGACCGCTTTGATCGCGCCCAAGCCGTTGCGCTCGATACAAGGCACCTGCACCAGCCCTTTCACCGGGTCGCAGGTCATGCCGAGGTGATGCTCCAGCGCGATCTCGGCGGCGTTTTCGATCTGCTGCGGGGTGCCGCCCATCACGGCGCAGAGCCCGGCGGCGGACATGGCGGCGGCGCTGCCGACTTCGGCCTGACAGCCTGCTTCGGCGCCTGAGATCGAGGCGTTGTATTTCACCAGCCCGCCAATCGCGGCGGCGGTGAGCAGGAAGTCTTCGATATGCGCCTCTGACGCGCCGGGGACATGGTCGAGGTAATAGCGCAAGGTCGCCGGCATCACACCTGCGGCCCCGTTGGTCGGCGCGGTCACGACCTGCCCGCCTGCGGCGTTCTCCTCGTTGACGGCCATGGCGTAGACGCTCATCCAATCGTTGATCGTATGCGGGGCGGATTGGTTCTGTCCGCGCTCGGCCATCAGCGCGTCGTAGATGCCCTTGGCGCGGCGTTTCACCTGCAACCCGCCGGGCAGGGTGCCTTCGGAGGTCAGCCCCCGGTCTATGCAGTCGCGCATGACCTGCCACAGCCGTTTCGACCCGGCGCGCAGGTTCTCGGCCCCGCCGCGCGCCTCTTCATTGGCGCGTTTCATGCCTGCGATGGTTTTGCCAGATTTGGCCGACATCTCAAGCATTTCTGCGGCGGACTTGAAGGGGAAGGGCACCGGCGCGCCCTCGTCGGTGTCCTTGCCTGCCGCGAGTTCCTTTTCGGTCATCACGAAGCCGCCGCCGATGGAATAATAGGTCTCGCGTAAGGTTACGTCGCCTTGGGCATCGGTGGCCATCAGCATCATGCCGTTGGCATGGCCCGCAAGCTTGGTGTCGTAGTCAAAGATCATGTCGCGCTCAGGGTCGAAGCGCAGTTCGGGCAGACCGTCGACGCTGATGCGGCGGGTTTGTTTGATCTCTTCCAGCACCTTTTCGGCGGCATCTGCGTCATAGTCCTCGGGCGTGAACCCGGCGAGGCCGAGGATCGTGGCGCGGTCGGTCGCATGGCCGACGCCGGTAAAGGCGAGGCTGCCGTGCAGCGAGGCGCGCAGCCCGGCGAATTGGAAGGGTGATGCGCGCATCTGGTCAAGGAAACGCCCCGCCGCCACCATCGGCCCCATGGTATGCGAAGACGAGGGGCCGATGCCCACTTTGAACATGTCGAAGACCGAAAGAAACATCAGGTGGCGGACCCTTTTATGGTTGCGGGTGGCGGGCGCGGTGGGACGGGTATCGCCCAGACCTTTGGCGCATTGCAAGCGACCTAGGCCCGATCCAACCATTTCCCGCCGCCCCGTGGCGCGCCGAAAGCGACAGGCCGTGCGCTCTGCCCGTCCTGTCGGCGTGCGGCACCGCCAAAAACCGCCGACTTGCCCCTCGCACCCTATGCCAATTCGCCCTATAACGCGGCAAACGCCTGCAAGGGAGTACCCGATGTCCGGAGACCTATCACCGATCGACAAGGCCAAATTCGTGGCCGCGAAACGGGCGTGCGAATTCGTGGAAGACGGGATGCGCGTGGGGCTTGGCACCGGATCGACGGCGGCGTGGCTGGTGCGCTGTCTGGGCGAGATGGTGCGCGACGATGGGCTGCGGATCAAAGGCGTGCCGACCTCCTCGCGCACCGCGCAACTGGCGCGGGATGTGGGGATCGAGGTGATCTCTCTCGATGAGGCGAAATGGCTCGACCTGACGATTGACGGGGCGGATGAATTCGACGGTGACCTGAACCTCATCAAGGGCGGCGGCGGGGCCTTGCTGCAAGAAAAGATCGTGGCGACGGCCAGTGACCAGATGGTCGTGATCGCCGATATCGGCAAAGAGGTGCATCATCTGGGGGCATTCCCCCTGCCGATCGAGGTGATTCCCTTTGGCTGGCAGACCACGCAGGCGCTGGTCGAAGAGACGCTGATCTCGATGGATGTGCTGGGCCAAAGCTCGACCCTGCGGATGAATGGCGAGGTGCCTTTTATCACCGACGAGGGGAACTATATCCTAGACCTGCGGCTGGGGCGCATCGGCAACGCACGGCAATTGGCGCTGGTGCTGAACCAGATGCCCGGTGTGGTGGAAAACGGCCTGTTCATAGATATCTGTGACGCGGTTGTGATCGGTTACGGGGATGGCAGGGTCGAGGTGCGCGACATAAATGAAGGCACCGTGGCGACCGACCGTTTGGAATTCGTCGAGACCGACAACCTGTTTTCCGACCTGAGCGATTAACGCCCACAAAGCGAGACACGCGCGACCCCGCGCAACACCGAAATATGCGCGATCCCGCGCAAGACCCAAAACGACTAAGAGAGGCGCCAAATGGCCAAGAATGAATTCGATTACGACCTGTTTGTCATCGGTGGCGGCTCGGGCGGTGTGCGCGCGGCGCGTGTCGCGGCGGGCGAACATGACGCCAAGGTCGGTCTGGCCGAGGAAGACCGCTATGGCGGGACCTGCGTGATCCGGGGCTGCGTGCCCAAAAAGCTGATGGTCTTCGCCTCGGGCTATGCCGATGTGGTGGATGAGGCGAAATGCTTTGGCTGGGATCTCAAGGCCGGGCCGTTTGACTGGCATGACTTCAAAGGCCGTCTGAATACTGAGTTGGACCGCCTCGAAGGCGTCTATCGCAAGCTTCTGAAGAACTCCGGCGTTGACACATTCGACGCCCGCGCGCGGATCAAGGACCCCCATACCGTGGCCCTGTCCGACGGCACCGAGAAGACCGCGAAACACATCCTCATCGCCAGCGGTGGTCGCCCCGTGCGCCCCGAGATCGAGAATGCGGAACTGGGGCTGGTCTCTGACGATCTGTTCCATCTGGAGAAGCTGCCCAAGTCGATCCTGATCATCGGCGGCGGCTATATCGCCTGTGAATTCGCCTGTATCCTCAACGGTTTGGGTGTCGAGGTGACGCAATACTACCGCGGCGCGCAGATTCTGCGCGGCTTTGACGACGAAGCCCGCGGCATGGTGGCCGAGATGATGCAGGAAAAGGGGATCGACCTGCATTTGGGCACCAACATTCTGGAGATGACGCCCAGCCACGAAGACGGCAGCGGCCCGATGAAGGTCAAGCCGACCAACGGCACCGAAAAGATGTTCGACCAAGTGCTCTTTGCCACGGGCCGTCGCCCGAACAGCGATGACATGGGGCTGGAAGACCTGGGCGTGAAACTGGGCCGCAGCGGTGAGATTGAGGTGGATGAATACAGCCAGACCGCGGTGCCTTCCGTCTATGCCATCGGCGACGTGACCAACCGCATCAACCTCACGCCCGTGGCGATCCGCGAGGGCATGGCCTTTGTCGAGACCGTCTTTGGCGGCAATCCGACGCCGGTAGATCATGATCTGGTGCCTTCGGCGATCTTCACCCAGCCCGAGATGGGCACCGTGGGGCTGAGCGAGGAGGCCGCGCGGGAGGCGGGGCCGATTGAGGTCTATGCGACCTCCTTCAAACCGATGCAGGGCGCTTTTGCGGGCAAGGCCGACCGGGTGCTGATGAAGCTCATCGTCTGCGCCGAGACGCGGGTGGTGCTGGGCTGTCATATCGTCGCACCCAACGCGGGCGAATTGATCCAGATGGTCGGCATCGCGGTCAAGATGGGCGCCACGAAAGAGCAGTTCGACGCCACATGCGCGGTGCACCCGACCATGTCCGAAGAACTGGTGACGATGCGTAATCCGACCCGCACGGCTTGAATATCACGCGAAAGCGTACAATTTTTGGAACGATAGGCCGCATGGGCGGCCCAGAGGGGAACATATCAATGGCAGGAAATTCGCAAGGCCCCTGGGGGGCGGCGGAGGCGGCAACCGGGGCAACGGCGGAGACCGGGGCAACGACGGGCCGCAGGGGCCACGCGGGCAGGGCGGTGACCGCCCCCAGATGCCCGAGATCGACGATCTGGTGCGCAAGGGGCAAGAGCAGCTGCGCGTCTTGATGGGGGGCGTGGCGACGACCGGGGCAATGGCACCGGCGGCGGCGGTCGCGGCTCTGGCGGGCCGGGCGTGACACGTTCGACCCTTGGCATCGCGCTTTTGGCCGGTGTGGCGCTTTGGGGCTTCGCCAGCTTCTACACCGTGCGGCCCGAACAGCAGTCGATCGAACTGTTCTTGGGTGAATTTTCCGGCATCGGCACCGAGGGTCTGAACTTTGCCCCATGGCCGCTGGTCACGGCCGAGGTGTTTGACGTCACCACCAACCGCACCGAAGAGTTGGGCGTGCGGCGCGGCGGCGGCGGCAACGAAGGCTTGATGCTGACCACGGACGAGAACATCGTCGACATCGACTTCCAAGTGGTCTGGAACATCAAGAACGCGCGCGACTTCAAATTTTCGCTGCGCGATCCCGAAGCCTCGGTTCGGGCGATCTCGGAATCCGCCATGCGCGAAGTCATCGCGCAATCCGAACTGGCGCCGATCCTCAACCGGGATCGTGGCGCGGTGGCGGATCGGGTGAAGGAGCTGATCCAAAACACCCTCGACAACCGCAATACCGGCATCAACGTGCTGCGTGTCAACGTGAACAAGGTTGACCCGCCCAGCCAGACTGTGCAGGTCACCGACGCCAATGGCAACACGACGACCCAGTCGGTCGTCGATGCCTTCCGCGACGTGCAAGCCGCCGAGCAGGAGCGTGACCGGGTCGAGCGCCAGGCCGACGCCTATGCCAACCGCCGCACCGCCGAGGCACGCGGTGAATCCGCGCAGCTTCTGGAAGCCGCCGAAGGTTACCGCGCCCGCGTCGTGAACGACGCGGTGGGTGAGGCCAGCCGCTTTGAAGCCGTCTTGGAAGAATACCGCAACGCGCCGGATGTGACGCGCAAACGTCTGTATCTTGAGACCATGGAAAAGGTGCTGGGCGACGTGGATAAGGTCATCCTCGAAAACGGCAGCGGCCAAGGTGGGCAGGGCGTCGTTCCCTATCTGCCACTCAATGAATTGCGGCGCGGCGGAGGGTCGAACTGATGCGGAAAACAAGTCTTATCATCCCCATCGTGGTGATCGCCATCGTGGGCATCCTGTCGGCTGTCTTTGTGGTGGACGAGCGCGAGAAGGCGCTGGTGCTGCGTTTCGGCCAGATCAAACAGGTCCGCAACGAGCCGGGCATCGGGTTCAAAGTCCCGCTTTTGGATGAGGTCGTGCGCTACGAAGACCGCATCTTGTCGCTGGAAACCCCGGTGATCGAAGTCACCCCCGCCGATGACCGGCGCCTTGAGATCGACGCCTTCGTGCTCTACCGCATCGACGATATGGTGCAGTACCGGCAAGCTTTGGGTGCGGGCGGTGAACGTCAGGCCGAAAGCGAGATGGGCGGCATCATGGAAAGCCAAATCCGTGCCGTGCTCGGCTCGCAGGGCGTGACATCCAACACCATCCTGTCGCCCGAACGGGCCGACCTGATGGAGCAGATCCGTGTCCGCGCCGATGCCCGCGCGCAGGCGCTTGGCCTCAAGGTGGTGGATGTGCGTCTGCGTCAGACAAACCTGCCCGAGCAGAACTTCGACGCGACCCTGCAACGGATGATCGCCGAGCGTGAGCGTGAAGCGACCGACGAACGCGCCCGTGGCCGCGAAGCCGCGCAGCGTGTCATCGCCCTTGCTGATCGTACCTACGAAGAGATCCTCTCGGAGGCCCGTCGTGACGCGCGGATCATCGAAGGCGAGGCGGACGCTCAGCGGAACAACATCTTCGCGCAGGCCTATGGCAAGGATCAGGAATTCTTTGAATTCTACCGCTCGCTCAGCGCCTATGAGCAGGCTTTGCAGGGGCAGAACTCCACCATGGTGATGTCGCCGGATAGTGAGTTCTTTAACTATCTGCGGTCGGACCGCAGCGCCACGACCTCGGTCGATGCGATTGCACCGCCGCAGAGCCCTGCCGCCGATGCGCCCGCGGCTGAGCCAGCGCCGGAGGCAGATAACGCTGCGGCAGAGGATACGCAGGAGGAGGCTGCCCCCGCGGCCCCCGCCACGCCAGCCCCCGCCGCACCGGAGGCTGAGACAGATCTGCCAGCGGCGCTGGAAGAATGACGCTGGTTCTACTGGCTCTAGGGTCGGTTCTGATTTTCGAGGGGCTGGTGTACGCACTGGCCCCTTCGTTTTTGGAACAGATGCTCGAAATGCTCCGCCGCATCCCTGAGGCCGCGCTGCGCCAGCTTGGCGCGCTGGCGGTGGTGGCCGGGTTGATCTTGGTTTGGCTCGCCTTTCAACTGGGGTTGTGACGCCGCGCGGGCGGGGTGAATCGGCGTCCGTTTTGGCCACGACCTCGCAGGCCGGGGTCGCAAATCGTCACACTCCCACCCGTTGAAATGCCCGTGATCGGCCCCATCTTTGCTGTTGCAGCGCGTCCTTTCGGAATGCACTCTGCCCACGTTGGCAACAACAGGAACAATCAGGAGACGATGAATGCAGGCCAAGGCGGTTTCCCTGTCCACAACAGCACAACACACCCACTGGATGCGAGCGATGGCAATGGGGGTGATGGCGCTGACCCTCCTGATCCTGCAAGCCAGCATGGCGCTGGCCAAACCCGAAAGCCTCGCCCCGCTGGCCGAGAAAATTAGCCCTTCGGTGGTCAATATCACCACCTCTACCACGGTTGAGGGCCGCACCGGGCCGCAGGGCATCGTGCCCGAAGGCTCGCCCTTCGAAGACTTCTTTCGCGAGTTTCAGGACCGCAACAATGGTGAGGGCAACCGGCCCCGCCGTTCCTCGGCCCTTGGCTCGGGTTTCGTGATTTCCGAAGATGGCTATGTGGTGACCAACAATCACGTCATCGAAAGCGCGGATGAGATCACCATCGAATTCTTCTCGGGCGAGGAATTGGTCGCCGAGGTCATCGGCACCGACCCCAAGACTGACATCGCGCTTTTGAAGGTCGAAGCGGACGCGCCGCTGCCCTTCGTCTCTTTCGGTGACAGCAACGCCGCGCGGGTGGGGGACTGGGTGATTGCCATGGGCAACCCGCTCGGGCAGGGCTTTTCGGTCTCGGCTGGCATCGTGTCAGCGCGCAACCGGGCGCTGTCGGGCACCTATGACGATTACATTCAGACCGACGCCGCGATCAACCGCGGCAACTCCGGCGGGCCGCTGTTCAACATGGATGGCGAGGTGATCGGCGTGAACACCGCGATCCTGTCGCCCAACGGCGGCTCCATCGGCATCGGTTTTTCGATGGCGTCGAATGTCGTCACCCGCGTGATTGACCAATTGCAGGAATATGGCGAGACCCGCCGCGGCTGGCTGGGCGTGCGCATTCAGGACGTGACCGATGACGTGGCCGATGCCATGGACCTCAAGAAAGCCGTCGGCGCCCTGATCACCGATGTGCCGGAGGGGCCTGCGCGTGAGGCGGGGCTCAAAACCGGCGACGTGATCAAATCCTTCGACGGTGTCGAAGTGGTCGATACCCGTGGTCTTGTCCGTCAGGTGGGCAACAGCCCCGTGGGTGCGACGGTGCGCGTGACCGTGCTGCGTGACGGCAAGACCCAGACCATCAAGGTCGTACTTGGCCGCCGCGAAGAGGCCGATGGCGCGGTTCCCGACGGTATGGATGACAACGCCGATGAGGGGGCCGAGGTCGAGCCGCAGTCGACCATGCTGATGGGCCTGACCCTGATGCCGCTGACAGACGAGCTGCGCGCGGAACTCGGGGCCGATGACGATATGACCGGCCTTGCCGTAACGGATGTGGATCAAACATCGGAGGCCTTCGAGAAGGGCCTGCGCATGGGCGATATCATCACCGAAGCGGGGCAGGAGCAGGTGTCGACCATTGCCGATCTCGAAGCCCGGATCGCCGCGGCGAAAGAGGCGGGCCGCCGCTCTCTGCTGCTGCTGGTGCGCCGGGGCGGCGACCCGCGCTTTGTGGCGCTGTCATTGGCGGAGTGATCTGCCGTAACGGTTTGGAAGGGGCGCCTGCGGGCGCCCTTTTGCGTTACAGGGTCAGCCGTTTTGTCGAGGCACCGCCACAAGTCCAAGCGCCCGTGCCGTGCTCAGCGACAGAACCTCGCTGTTCGGCCCCTGCCGAGCCTGATAGCGTCGAACCGCCGCCCGTGTCGCTTTGTCCATCTCGCCAGTGATTGGCCCCGCGTAAAACCCCCGCGCCTCGAGTGCCCGTTGCAGGCTGCTGTTGAACTCGGGCGTCAGCACGTCGGGGCAGGGGGTTTCGAACCAGTTGTCGACCCGTGCGCGCACGATCTCTTGCCGGGTTTCTGTCTTATAGACGGGCGGTTTGGCGATGCTGCCATCGGGGTTCATCTTGGCCGGGGTCACTTCGACCTGTTCGGTCACCGTCTCAATCACCGCAGGGCTGACCGTGCGGCCCCAGCAGCTTCCCTCCGGCGCGCCTGCGGGGCCGTTGCGGGTGGCCTCTAGCACCCCCGGCTCGGGGCGGGGCGTGGCCGGTGCCGCCGTCTCGCAACCCGTCAAGGCCGCGACGGCCAGCAGCAAAGCGGCGCAGCGCCGCGCGGTTCTGGGGGGAGGGGCTGTGTCATGCCGGTCTCTCGGGCTCAACTGTTGTTCGGGGGCAGACTAGCGGGATGCGTGGGCCTTGCCCACCGCAATGTCGGGCCCGCCGTGACCTTGCGAAAAGGGGGCTGGAACCGGCTGCCATAGCCCGTTAAACAAGGCCGAACTTTTAGGACGAAAGGGCATCATCATGGCCAAAATCACCTATGTCGAACACTCCGGCACCGAACATGTGGTCGAGGTGGCCAATGGTCTCACCGTCATGGAAGGCGCGCGGGACAATAACATTCCCGGCATCGAAGCCGACTGTGGCGGGGCCTGCGCTTGCTCCACCTGCCATGTCTATGTCGATCCGGCTTGGGCCGAGAAGCTGCCGCCGATGGACGACATGGAAGAAGACATGCTCGACTTCGCCTTCGAGCCCGATCCCGCGCGTTCGCGTCTGACCTGC
This window contains:
- the rpiA gene encoding ribose-5-phosphate isomerase RpiA, which encodes MSGDLSPIDKAKFVAAKRACEFVEDGMRVGLGTGSTAAWLVRCLGEMVRDDGLRIKGVPTSSRTAQLARDVGIEVISLDEAKWLDLTIDGADEFDGDLNLIKGGGGALLQEKIVATASDQMVVIADIGKEVHHLGAFPLPIEVIPFGWQTTQALVEETLISMDVLGQSSTLRMNGEVPFITDEGNYILDLRLGRIGNARQLALVLNQMPGVVENGLFIDICDAVVIGYGDGRVEVRDINEGTVATDRLEFVETDNLFSDLSD
- a CDS encoding homoserine dehydrogenase, with the translated sequence MSKPLRLGIAGLGTVGVGVLRILRQQAALLEARTGCAMTVSAVSARTRNKDRGLSLSSYDWEDDPVKLATRDDVDVFVELMGGADGPAKAATEAALAAGKHVVTANKAMLAIHGQALAEQAEGAGVALRYEAAVAGGIPVIKTLMEGLAGNEITRIMGVMNGSCNYILTRMEDSGKTYQEIFAEADGLGYLEADPQLDVGGIDAAHKLAILSSIAFGTKIDFDGIQLEGIERVAIEDIRAAADMGYKIKLLGVTQKTGRGLEQRMMPCLVPQTSPLGQLDGGTNMVVIEGDAVGQIVLRGAGAGEGPTASAVMADVCDIARGLRGPVFGQPAETLEQTTPASSQRPAPYYLRMALVDKPGALAKIATVLGEAGVSIYRMRQYEHADVSAPVLIVTHKTSRDALLEALANMDKTGVLAGEPVALRIEEV
- a CDS encoding L-serine ammonia-lyase, producing the protein MFLSVFDMFKVGIGPSSSHTMGPMVAAGRFLDQMRASPFQFAGLRASLHGSLAFTGVGHATDRATILGLAGFTPEDYDADAAEKVLEEIKQTRRISVDGLPELRFDPERDMIFDYDTKLAGHANGMMLMATDAQGDVTLRETYYSIGGGFVMTEKELAAGKDTDEGAPVPFPFKSAAEMLEMSAKSGKTIAGMKRANEEARGGAENLRAGSKRLWQVMRDCIDRGLTSEGTLPGGLQVKRRAKGIYDALMAERGQNQSAPHTINDWMSVYAMAVNEENAAGGQVVTAPTNGAAGVMPATLRYYLDHVPGASEAHIEDFLLTAAAIGGLVKYNASISGAEAGCQAEVGSAAAMSAAGLCAVMGGTPQQIENAAEIALEHHLGMTCDPVKGLVQVPCIERNGLGAIKAVSAASLALRGDGTHLVPLDACIETMRQTGADMSEKYKETSLGGLAVNVPNC
- a CDS encoding pirin family protein, with the translated sequence MSLRPTLETRRATPTMEGAGVKLHRAFGFHDPSELDPFLLFDDFRNEHPRDFEKGFPWHPHRGIETITYVLEGTVAHADSLGNTGDLNAGDVQWMTAGSGILHQEMPRGNDKGQMHGFQLWGNLPSAQKMTAPRYQDMKSAEIPVVTDDDGTRVKIITGEFWGKRGPVDGIAADPQYLDIFVPAGVKKTFRIDTYRRAFAYVFQGAGAFADASAPSGVLLEKEVAGEEVNIRDMSGDRTLIRFGTGDEVTVQAGEEGVRFLLISGAPIEEPVAWHGPIVMNTRAEIQQAMRDLNNGTFIRPAH
- the glpX gene encoding class II fructose-bisphosphatase; the encoded protein is MTASAEFQDRMLSLGLARVSEAAALASAKLIGKGDEKAADQAAVNAMREQLNMLDIAGVVVIGEGERDEAPMLYIGEEVGTGKGPGVDIALDPLEGTTLTAKDMPNALTVIAMGPRGSMLHAPDTYMDKLAIGPGFETDVVTLDMSPGERVEALARAKGCAASDITVCILERPRHADMIAEVRATGAAIRLITDGDVAGVMHCADPETGIDMYMGQGGAPEGVLAAAALKCMGGQMYGRLLFRNEDEKGRAAKAGITEFDRVYSRDEMVTQDVIFAATGVTGGNILPGVKREPGWLTTETLIMRSRTGSVRRINYRTPAE
- a CDS encoding TetR/AcrR family transcriptional regulator, with translation MARTTGSHSDITGPRVRAAALRLFARGGYAAVSMRAIAAEVGVQAGALYNYTPDKQSLLFDLMQAHMTDLLAETPHDPSRPAKQQLQDFVAFHIRFHADRPDEVFIAYMELRNLTEENFAVIERLRRDYEDRLEAILRAGVASGDFAVADTKIVTLAIIAMLTGVNTWYRAGGRLSLDEVVAQYWDMVRKAVTA